One region of Gottschalkia purinilytica genomic DNA includes:
- a CDS encoding PLP-dependent aminotransferase family protein: MKKLDDITLDKSSDEFLYIQLYNNIKNLIVEKNIEPHTKLPTIRYLSKRLDVNNVTIVNAYNLLEQKGYVYKKVGSGTFVQDIFKDDNFSYKKLSIVEKEANVSDINREKIDIINFASTSPTPNLFPVEDIKTVLNEVLDRDGGKAFTYQESQGYYPLRNAIRGYLDEHNINTTEDNIQIISGAQQGIDILSKALVEYGDIVFTESPTYTGALAVFKSRSARIIEISIQEDGIDIKDLENKLRTFNPKFIYVVPNFQNPTGCSYSIEKKYELLSLAKKHNFYIIEDDYLSDLSFNDEKNETLKSIDTEDRVVYIKSFSKILMPGLRLAFMVIPTAIYNDVLSAKHISDISTSGLIQRAFDLYLRKGDWKKNLQRVNYIYKERFNIMIKSIKQYIPKDISYKLPNGGLSFWFSLPIEYSSNDLYEFCKKNNVIIAPGSAFNVDQSDNENFRLSISSLEYNVIEDGIKKMGSLLTQFLNEYKNKKNTIDIYNPFL, translated from the coding sequence ATGAAAAAATTAGACGATATAACTCTTGATAAAAGCAGTGATGAATTTTTATATATACAACTATATAATAATATAAAAAATTTAATAGTAGAAAAAAATATAGAACCTCATACAAAACTTCCTACTATAAGATATTTATCAAAAAGATTAGATGTAAATAATGTAACTATAGTTAATGCATATAATCTTTTGGAACAAAAAGGTTATGTTTATAAAAAAGTAGGAAGTGGTACTTTTGTTCAAGATATTTTTAAAGATGATAACTTTTCTTATAAAAAATTGAGTATTGTTGAAAAAGAAGCTAATGTGTCTGACATAAATAGAGAAAAAATTGATATCATAAATTTTGCCAGTACTTCTCCTACACCGAATTTGTTTCCTGTAGAAGACATAAAAACTGTATTAAATGAAGTATTAGATAGAGATGGTGGTAAAGCATTTACATATCAAGAAAGTCAAGGATACTATCCTTTAAGAAACGCTATTAGAGGATATTTAGACGAACATAATATAAATACCACTGAGGATAATATCCAGATTATATCTGGTGCGCAACAAGGAATAGATATATTATCAAAAGCTCTTGTAGAATATGGAGATATTGTTTTTACTGAAAGCCCTACATATACAGGTGCTCTTGCTGTATTCAAGTCTAGATCTGCTAGAATAATAGAAATTTCTATTCAAGAAGATGGAATTGACATAAAAGATTTAGAAAATAAATTAAGAACTTTTAATCCTAAATTTATATATGTTGTACCTAACTTTCAGAATCCAACAGGATGTTCTTATTCTATTGAAAAAAAATATGAGCTATTATCTTTAGCTAAAAAGCATAACTTTTATATAATTGAAGATGATTATTTAAGTGATCTAAGTTTTAATGATGAAAAAAATGAAACTTTGAAATCAATAGATACAGAAGATAGAGTAGTCTATATAAAAAGTTTTTCAAAAATACTTATGCCAGGACTAAGATTAGCATTCATGGTTATTCCAACTGCTATTTATAATGATGTATTATCAGCGAAACATATATCTGACATATCTACATCAGGATTAATTCAAAGAGCATTTGATCTGTATTTAAGAAAAGGAGACTGGAAGAAAAACTTACAAAGAGTAAATTATATATATAAAGAAAGATTCAATATTATGATAAAGAGCATAAAACAATACATTCCTAAAGATATAAGCTATAAATTGCCTAATGGAGGACTTAGTTTCTGGTTTTCTTTACCCATTGAATACTCATCTAATGATTTATATGAGTTTTGTAAAAAAAATAATGTAATAATAGCTCCTGGATCAGCTTTTAATGTGGATCAATCTGATAATGAAAATTTCAGATTAAGTATATCTTCCTTAGAATATAACGTAATAGAAGATGGAATAAAGAAAATGGGATCACTTTTAACACAATTTCTAAACGAATATAAAAATAAAAAAAATACAATAGATATATACAATCCATTTCTTTAA